One region of Microbacterium sp. M28 genomic DNA includes:
- a CDS encoding MFS transporter: protein MFRSFSTFNYRVWFIGALVSNVGGWMQATAQDWVVLTELTDNDATAMGVTMALQFGPPLVLVSLTGWAADRFDRRKLLLVTQSTLMVLALGVAALLLTGVMTLPLMFLFALAFGITNAFDAPARQAFVSDMVSIDDASNAVALNSASFNMARLLGPAVGGLLIVAVGTGWVFVANAVTFLAMLIALLLMRSSELLPRAKSRKGSGLAEGFRYAWRRSDLAVTFVMVFLIGAFGMNFPIFASTMALEFGREADGYGVLSSVLAIGSLTGALLAARRERARIRVFVIAAGGFGVVSLISAAMPTYWTYAASLMFVGFMIVTMMTTANGYVQTTTDPALRGRVLALYMAVIMGSTPVGAPIAGWVTDVFGPRAAIAVGGFAGILAMMIGVGWMLASGRLHRREDARFLLTLDETRPLTVVGPDPTEFSDEVAATTPIRTERRSA from the coding sequence CTTCAACTACCGGGTCTGGTTCATCGGCGCGCTGGTGTCGAACGTCGGCGGCTGGATGCAGGCCACAGCACAGGACTGGGTCGTGCTGACCGAGCTGACCGACAACGACGCGACGGCCATGGGCGTGACCATGGCGCTGCAGTTCGGCCCTCCGCTCGTGCTCGTCAGCCTGACCGGATGGGCGGCCGACCGCTTCGACCGCCGCAAGCTCCTGCTCGTGACCCAGTCGACCCTCATGGTGCTCGCGCTCGGCGTCGCGGCGCTGCTGCTGACCGGGGTCATGACGCTGCCGCTCATGTTCCTGTTCGCGTTGGCCTTCGGCATCACCAACGCCTTCGATGCACCGGCGCGCCAGGCGTTCGTGTCGGACATGGTGTCGATCGACGACGCGTCCAACGCGGTCGCGCTCAACTCGGCGTCGTTCAACATGGCACGGCTCCTGGGGCCTGCGGTCGGCGGCCTCCTGATCGTCGCCGTCGGCACCGGCTGGGTGTTCGTCGCGAATGCGGTCACCTTCCTCGCCATGCTCATCGCACTGCTGCTGATGCGTTCGAGCGAGCTCCTGCCTCGGGCGAAGAGCCGCAAGGGCTCGGGTCTGGCCGAGGGCTTCCGCTACGCGTGGCGGCGGAGCGACCTCGCCGTGACCTTCGTGATGGTGTTCCTCATCGGTGCGTTCGGCATGAACTTCCCCATCTTCGCCTCGACCATGGCGCTCGAGTTCGGTCGGGAGGCTGACGGGTACGGTGTGCTCAGCTCTGTGCTGGCGATCGGATCGCTCACCGGCGCGCTGCTCGCGGCGAGGCGCGAGCGCGCGCGCATCCGTGTGTTCGTGATCGCCGCCGGCGGCTTCGGGGTCGTCTCGCTCATCTCGGCCGCGATGCCGACCTACTGGACGTACGCCGCGTCGCTCATGTTCGTCGGGTTCATGATCGTGACGATGATGACGACCGCGAACGGCTACGTCCAGACGACGACCGATCCGGCGCTGCGCGGCCGGGTGCTCGCGCTCTACATGGCGGTGATCATGGGGTCGACGCCCGTGGGCGCTCCCATCGCCGGGTGGGTCACGGACGTCTTCGGACCGCGAGCCGCGATCGCGGTCGGCGGTTTCGCCGGCATCCTCGCGATGATGATCGGCGTCGGATGGATGCTGGCCTCCGGACGCCTGCACCGCCGAGAGGACGCCCGCTTCCTGCTCACGCTCGATGAGACCCGGCCGCTGACCGTGGTCGGGCCCGACCCGACGGAGTTCAGCGACGAGGTCGCCGCGACGACGCCGATCCGGACGGAGCGCCGCTCCGCGTGA